Proteins co-encoded in one Nicotiana sylvestris chromosome 7, ASM39365v2, whole genome shotgun sequence genomic window:
- the LOC138873685 gene encoding uncharacterized mitochondrial protein AtMg00810-like codes for MTGSQQINMGACEGTEVKKKKMTTGSHRSSEGSFVVASMADVKLELVGRKVVVRLCRRSRKGFKACLVAQDFSQQPGLDYTQTFAPVIKLNTMRLVISLALQNNWCMHQLDVSNAFLHVAEAWFKRLETYLLDIGFKQSSADHSMFVFKSNDAIMILLIYVDDIAVFGSSKSLIGQFIFSIRSEFSMKDLGPLHYFLGVELVSNSDGLLLLQQKYINDILLRFDLANSKHVSTPLHSKQDWHSTSSSLLSDPSIYRQMVGCLQYLAFTRLDIHFAVNLASQFLHQPRQSHLQAVKCIYRYLKGTSHLGLQLHRKSSHVLTIYSNSDWAGCTATRRSTIGFCILLEDNLISWAAKKQPTVARSNIEAEYRALVVAAAEAT; via the exons atGACGGGATCTCAACAAATAAACATGGGAGCTTGTGAAGGAacagaagtgaagaagaagaagatgacgacGGGCAGCCATAGGAGCTCGGAGGGCAGCTTCGTTGTTGCGTCAATGGCGGACGTGAAGCTGGAACTTGTTGGACGAAAGGTGGTGGTCCGGCTGTGTCGACGGAGCAGGAAGGG GTTTAAGGCGTGCCTCGTTGCTCAAGATTTTTCACAACAACCGGGGCTAGATTATACTCAAACCTTTGCTCCTGTGATCAAGCTTAATACAATGCGCTTGGTTATCTCCTTGGCATTACAAAATAATTGGTGTATGCATCAACTTGATGTGTCTAATGCCTTTCTACATG TCGCCGAGGCTTGGTTTAAGCGCCTTGAGACTTACTTGCTTGACATTGGGTTTAAACAATCTTCTGCCGACCATAGCATGTTTGTCTTCAAGTCCAATGATGCAATAATGATTCTGCTTATCTACGTGGATGACATAGCTGTATTTGGTTCTTCTAAGTCACTCATCGGTCAATTCATTTTTTCTATAAGATCTGAATTCTCAATGAAGGACTTAGGTCCTTTACATTATTTTCTTGGAGTGGAATTAGTCTCCAATTCTGATGGTCTTCTCTTGCTGCAGCAGAAATATATTAATGATATCCTCCTTCGGTTTGATTTGGCTAACTCTAAGCATGTTTCAACTCCATTACATAGCAAACAGGATTGGCATTCAACTTCTTCTTCTCTACTCTCTGATCCATCTATCTATCGACAAATGGTAGGTTGTCTTCAGTATCTTGCATTCACTAGACTCGATATTCATTTTGCAGTGAATTTGGCATCACAATTTCTTCATCAACCTCGTCAAAGCCATTTACAAGCTGTTAAATGCATTTATCGATACTTGAAAGGGACAAGTCACTTAGGATTACAACTTCATCGCAAATCATCTCATGTGCTAACCATTTACTCTAACTCAGATTGGGCTGGATGTACTGCTACTAGACGATCGACAATAGGGTTTTGTATTTTACTTGAAGACAATTTGATTTCTTGGGCTGCCAAGAAGCAGCCAACTGTAGCTCGATCAAACATAGAAGCAGAATATCGGGCTCTTGTCGTTGCCGCTGCAGAAGCGACATAG